In Sporosarcina sp. PTS2304, a genomic segment contains:
- a CDS encoding polyprenyl synthetase family protein — translation MGSANSGMIRKSLDYMISEQIKQHELKEQLIRYVDYQSNKGFPFGELLILHYNMFNGIKTEEIYSVAAAVEMLILSFDMLDDFEDDDCKDKPWSMEPNLALNATTALLFLCTSIIRNTGFKNKDQGISILSEYALQSITGQHKDLLNICRSEEEYIQMTIEKSGSLVALACEVGSVLATEDYPVEIETYSTYIGLIGQITNDLADIKTWNEKNDLLNKKFSLPILYLLNYKDKELNFIHEYYADQVEKSEILKNQELISAKFVETGAIAYSEVIKKIYQGKAIDVLKKLAIEQHYIECLLKYIN, via the coding sequence GTGGGTTCCGCGAATTCTGGAATGATAAGAAAATCACTAGACTATATGATCAGTGAGCAAATTAAACAACATGAATTGAAAGAACAGTTAATAAGGTATGTTGATTATCAATCAAACAAAGGGTTCCCTTTTGGAGAATTGCTTATTTTGCATTACAACATGTTTAATGGAATAAAAACTGAAGAAATTTACTCGGTTGCAGCCGCAGTAGAAATGTTAATACTATCCTTCGATATGTTAGATGATTTTGAAGATGATGATTGTAAAGACAAACCGTGGTCAATGGAACCTAATCTAGCGTTAAATGCAACAACGGCATTACTTTTTTTGTGTACAAGTATAATTAGAAATACTGGTTTCAAGAATAAAGATCAAGGTATCTCCATTCTGTCAGAATATGCTCTTCAATCGATAACGGGACAGCATAAAGATCTTCTGAATATTTGTAGAAGTGAAGAAGAGTACATACAGATGACGATTGAGAAATCAGGTTCGTTGGTTGCGCTCGCTTGTGAAGTGGGCTCAGTATTGGCAACCGAAGACTATCCGGTTGAAATAGAAACCTATTCTACTTACATTGGTCTTATTGGACAAATTACAAATGATTTAGCAGATATAAAAACGTGGAATGAAAAGAATGATCTACTTAATAAAAAGTTCAGTCTTCCTATCCTGTATTTGTTGAATTACAAGGATAAAGAACTTAATTTTATTCATGAATATTACGCAGACCAAGTAGAGAAAAGTGAAATATTGAAGAATCAGGAGCTTATTTCTGCAAAATTTGTTGAAACAGGAGCAATAGCATATTCTGAAGTGATTAAGAAGATATACCAAGGTAAAGCGATAGATGTATTAAAAAAGCTGGCTATTGAGCAGCATTACATTGAATGTCTATTAAAATATATTAATTAA
- the comX gene encoding competence pheromone ComX: MQEIIQFLINNVDVLEKVKDGTASLVGVSREELKAILEVFFNGQITPTAYFWA, translated from the coding sequence ATGCAAGAAATCATTCAGTTTTTAATCAATAATGTAGATGTGTTAGAGAAGGTAAAAGACGGAACAGCAAGCCTAGTTGGAGTTAGCCGGGAAGAATTAAAGGCGATTTTGGAAGTGTTCTTTAATGGACAAATTACACCAACCGCTTATTTCTGGGCGTAA
- a CDS encoding sensor histidine kinase, whose translation MIKSVKFTTYSLMSIILAIMITVYLTIIIFKYPLVGMEVKSTDNRWIVERIVENGWASSQSIEEGDIVELVDGEKPERHTTVVKFSRVEMADSITIIDQDSKRNTYAVTYKDSNGQYLIYLFLPLVFSITTIILSVFLYRRKKYDKTAVILIYFLLTIGVSYLSAPVSAKGDIIGRMLNTITLPGSLLLFAHFLKSYFGQFNLVFIKSKSVKRLYIVYSVIVLVTTGSFVQYGINEYMLSIELLFFLSLLVYLLVHIMRFYFKYKNTEASNVLKILLPTLFSSLLPFAGLYAIPTLLFGKELVQAEMTAIFLLIIPIGLVYLQLAEKLFDIEFLLNRLRYYTFLSFPFTSVVVIVVCFLLKIDFLSKEMVMMFTLLLISTILFLYIKEYVDYYFKNHLFSQKGNYENSLYLFFQKAKHETKVSSLITSLQNEIKQVLKVKNVFYIERVKVGNGEKWTLTTNEKECPDALMERLEKTQWDHHRTGSLIEVVDGVGIIIGGDHDHLHIIFCGIKRSKANLNIQERIWLESLAYFSGILLENFQLIEGLFEKIESYKVETQITNTNYPYWLSRLLFSLSEKERANLSIDLHDSVLQEQLQLLRDVEKIKVDVEDPAIENELTKLIEKILDSIHLIRETCNELQPPFLSELGIVQSIQVLIDQTKLRCDFILKTELDPSIQQLDKEYELTLYRVIQELLNNASKHSLATEVEISLQKTKQLIILKYSDNGKGFDMAQLQDSFKTMGIFGMKERVKSINGTIDITSARGKGTQVFIEIKTGGTAND comes from the coding sequence ATGATAAAGTCTGTTAAATTTACTACATATAGCTTGATGTCGATAATACTTGCCATAATGATCACTGTTTATTTAACTATTATCATTTTTAAATACCCACTAGTTGGTATGGAAGTAAAGTCAACGGATAATCGGTGGATAGTAGAAAGAATAGTTGAAAATGGATGGGCATCGAGTCAATCAATAGAAGAAGGAGATATTGTAGAACTTGTTGATGGTGAAAAGCCAGAGCGTCATACTACCGTAGTCAAATTTAGTCGGGTAGAAATGGCTGATTCTATAACAATTATCGATCAGGATTCGAAACGAAATACATACGCTGTTACTTACAAAGACTCAAACGGACAGTATCTTATTTATTTGTTTTTACCGTTAGTGTTTTCAATTACGACGATAATATTAAGTGTTTTTTTATATCGTAGAAAAAAATATGATAAAACAGCTGTAATACTCATCTATTTTTTATTAACAATAGGTGTTAGCTATCTAAGTGCACCTGTTTCTGCTAAAGGAGATATTATAGGCAGAATGTTAAATACGATCACATTGCCTGGATCATTACTATTATTCGCGCACTTTCTAAAAAGTTATTTTGGGCAATTCAATTTAGTTTTTATAAAATCTAAATCAGTAAAGAGATTGTATATCGTCTATTCCGTTATTGTGTTAGTAACGACAGGCAGCTTTGTGCAGTACGGAATCAATGAGTATATGCTATCTATTGAGTTGCTTTTTTTCCTGTCATTACTAGTGTATTTACTTGTTCATATTATGCGATTCTATTTCAAATACAAAAATACTGAAGCAAGTAATGTCCTGAAAATTCTTTTGCCAACATTATTTTCTTCATTGCTTCCATTTGCGGGTTTATATGCAATTCCCACCCTTCTTTTTGGTAAGGAACTTGTACAGGCGGAAATGACAGCAATCTTCTTACTAATCATTCCAATTGGACTTGTCTATTTACAACTGGCGGAAAAGTTATTTGATATTGAATTTTTATTGAATAGGTTGCGGTATTATACGTTTCTTTCTTTTCCGTTCACAAGCGTTGTAGTGATAGTCGTCTGTTTTCTTTTGAAAATCGATTTTCTATCTAAAGAAATGGTTATGATGTTTACACTTTTGTTGATCAGCACCATTTTGTTTTTGTACATAAAAGAATACGTAGATTATTATTTTAAAAATCACTTATTCTCACAAAAAGGAAACTATGAAAATAGCTTGTATCTCTTTTTTCAAAAAGCGAAGCATGAAACGAAGGTAAGTAGTTTGATCACGAGCCTTCAAAATGAAATCAAACAGGTATTAAAGGTAAAGAATGTGTTTTATATAGAGAGGGTAAAAGTAGGGAATGGGGAAAAATGGACACTAACAACGAATGAAAAAGAGTGTCCAGACGCTTTGATGGAGAGATTAGAAAAAACACAATGGGATCATCATCGAACGGGTTCTTTGATTGAAGTAGTGGATGGAGTCGGAATAATTATTGGTGGAGACCATGACCATCTACATATTATATTTTGTGGCATCAAGAGATCCAAAGCCAATCTAAATATTCAGGAACGAATTTGGCTTGAATCTTTAGCATACTTTTCCGGCATTCTTCTTGAAAACTTTCAATTAATCGAAGGTCTTTTTGAAAAGATTGAGAGTTATAAAGTGGAAACCCAAATAACGAACACAAATTACCCGTATTGGCTTTCGAGATTATTATTCTCTTTGTCGGAAAAGGAAAGAGCGAATTTATCAATTGACTTACATGACTCAGTACTGCAGGAACAATTACAACTTTTAAGAGACGTTGAAAAGATAAAAGTGGATGTTGAAGATCCGGCGATCGAAAATGAATTGACGAAACTTATTGAAAAGATACTAGACAGTATCCACTTGATTAGAGAAACGTGTAATGAACTTCAGCCACCTTTTTTAAGTGAATTAGGAATTGTTCAATCTATTCAAGTTTTAATCGATCAGACAAAACTGCGCTGTGATTTTATTTTGAAAACGGAATTGGATCCATCGATTCAGCAGCTAGATAAAGAGTATGAATTAACCTTGTATCGAGTGATACAGGAACTTTTAAACAATGCATCAAAACATTCCCTAGCCACCGAAGTCGAAATATCTCTTCAAAAGACCAAGCAACTAATTATCTTGAAATACAGTGATAATGGGAAGGGATTCGATATGGCACAGTTACAGGACTCTTTTAAAACAATGGGGATTTTCGGGATGAAAGAGCGGGTGAAGAGTATAAATGGAACGATTGATATTACCTCTGCCCGAGGAAAAGGAACGCAAGTGTTTATTGAGATAAAAACAGGAGGGACTGCGAATGATTAA
- a CDS encoding response regulator transcription factor — protein sequence MINVLIVDDHPAVGQGTVALIEQEEDMKATIITDVDIVLDVINENSYEIYLIDLYMPKINGIELTKMILRVDPNATILIYTGFDLVAHYNLLIEAGVSGFVSKTATQEQLITAIRCGIREEAVISFQLLKQLRRVDSESSTNEAEHNLGDITLSSKEQEILAGVSKGLTNKAIATDLSMSQRTIEYHLTKIFSKLGVSSRTEALFKAKEFGLLSPQIVE from the coding sequence ATGATTAATGTATTAATTGTCGATGATCATCCTGCTGTTGGACAAGGAACTGTGGCTCTCATAGAACAAGAAGAAGATATGAAAGCTACGATCATTACAGATGTTGATATAGTGTTAGACGTGATTAATGAAAATAGTTATGAAATTTATCTAATAGACTTATACATGCCGAAAATAAACGGTATAGAGCTTACAAAAATGATTTTACGTGTCGATCCAAATGCCACTATTCTTATTTATACTGGTTTTGACTTAGTTGCGCATTATAATTTATTAATTGAAGCAGGAGTTTCAGGTTTTGTTAGTAAGACTGCGACACAAGAACAGTTGATTACCGCAATCAGATGTGGAATAAGGGAAGAAGCGGTGATTTCCTTTCAGTTATTAAAACAACTGAGAAGAGTGGATTCTGAATCGTCTACTAATGAAGCAGAACATAATTTAGGTGATATCACGTTATCAAGCAAAGAACAAGAAATATTAGCAGGGGTTTCTAAAGGTCTGACAAACAAGGCAATTGCAACGGATTTGTCTATGAGTCAAAGAACTATTGAATACCATTTAACCAAGATCTTTTCGAAACTTGGGGTTAGCTCAAGGACAGAGGCATTATTTAAGGCGAAAGAGTTTGGTTTGTTGTCTCCACAGATAGTTGAATAA
- a CDS encoding O-antigen polymerase: MRWNYLFHFYFKRMRKSKLYMGVSILFFILLFSRLIFFLTPQYYGDWPSEVAMIVQMVSLFYIVYFYRTFSSELLYGIQSFFVDGHRIMLEKISAMFAAHFIYQGIMVVFTYGMFTVLYFIVGIEPSSIYLSLFRFLLIYMLAPLMLNVLYGVIIAIFFGTRKISFFAILLLWIATGSMITELFTDYFSTVHADDWQSLFFIGTNYAMTVYQSYTGFDIHWGNELKLVTWFLVFSGIVLVLSLRWSLRKPERNLVIKVVVAMSLLSVVSAYGVGKVSTKAFNNADLQTEFDYYMDIKKTETDMRYEIESYSISLKKKQATVEISFSDMNTLEPTFQLYHAYPVHVIQAGNEPVKFERSGDIIKVYLPKSTSSLTFYYELVDTHFVPYTNGRTVLQADMAWYPKKRATPMYEINEDTGWTKLSERFLSNESYPFTVQAEDVLFCNLPKQGDIYSGESQAVSLIKGQGKQLTFGDYSITYPADWPKMKEKVGTVLSQLETTVQEVQLLAPTTIQALPTTIVFSRFSPDPLMTKDHLVYNTSYREAVDDYEVTKDFQQELLKLFVQRKGPYRLHLEWINLASQLIREKNEWIVDFKMRSIDFFDYPKAEQEQIELVYHLYYQLDAEQQQQFLQTWYKEMDETWGWDQVLDLIEEWS; this comes from the coding sequence TTGCGTTGGAACTATCTTTTTCACTTTTATTTCAAACGGATGAGAAAAAGTAAACTATATATGGGGGTAAGTATATTATTTTTTATTTTATTATTCAGTAGATTAATTTTTTTCTTAACCCCCCAGTATTACGGAGATTGGCCGAGTGAGGTAGCGATGATTGTACAAATGGTATCGCTCTTTTACATAGTTTATTTCTATCGTACCTTTTCAAGTGAATTGCTTTATGGGATTCAGTCTTTTTTTGTAGACGGTCATCGAATTATGCTGGAAAAAATTAGTGCGATGTTTGCTGCTCATTTTATTTATCAGGGGATTATGGTAGTTTTTACATATGGGATGTTTACAGTGCTTTATTTTATTGTTGGGATAGAACCTTCCAGCATATATTTGTCTTTATTTCGATTTTTATTAATCTATATGTTGGCTCCTCTCATGTTAAACGTACTGTATGGTGTCATTATCGCGATATTTTTCGGTACAAGAAAAATTAGCTTTTTTGCTATTTTGTTACTATGGATTGCGACGGGAAGTATGATTACGGAATTATTTACTGATTACTTTTCTACCGTTCATGCGGATGACTGGCAGTCTTTATTCTTTATTGGAACAAACTATGCGATGACAGTATATCAATCTTACACTGGTTTTGATATACATTGGGGAAATGAACTAAAGTTAGTCACCTGGTTTTTAGTTTTTTCAGGAATTGTGTTAGTGCTATCCCTTCGTTGGTCGCTTAGAAAGCCGGAACGAAATCTTGTCATTAAAGTAGTGGTAGCGATGTCACTCCTTTCTGTCGTCTCAGCCTATGGAGTTGGTAAAGTAAGCACAAAAGCTTTTAATAATGCAGACCTTCAGACGGAATTTGATTATTATATGGATATAAAAAAGACTGAAACAGATATGCGTTATGAGATTGAATCCTATTCGATTTCATTAAAAAAGAAACAAGCAACTGTGGAAATCAGTTTTTCTGATATGAACACGTTGGAACCCACCTTTCAACTGTATCATGCCTACCCAGTGCATGTAATCCAAGCAGGGAATGAACCGGTCAAATTTGAACGTAGTGGAGACATTATTAAAGTTTATTTACCAAAGAGTACGTCTTCACTTACCTTTTATTATGAATTAGTGGATACGCACTTTGTGCCATATACAAATGGTAGGACCGTGCTACAAGCAGATATGGCTTGGTATCCGAAAAAGAGAGCCACACCTATGTATGAGATCAATGAGGATACAGGGTGGACTAAATTGAGTGAACGTTTCTTATCTAATGAAAGTTATCCCTTTACTGTACAAGCAGAAGATGTGCTTTTTTGCAATCTACCGAAGCAGGGGGATATCTATAGTGGGGAATCGCAAGCTGTGTCTCTCATCAAGGGGCAGGGGAAACAGCTGACATTTGGTGATTATTCTATTACGTATCCAGCGGATTGGCCTAAAATGAAAGAAAAAGTTGGAACTGTATTGTCGCAATTAGAAACGACAGTGCAGGAAGTACAACTACTTGCACCTACAACCATTCAAGCGTTGCCTACTACAATTGTTTTTTCTCGTTTCAGCCCAGATCCATTGATGACGAAAGATCATCTTGTATATAACACGTCCTATAGAGAGGCAGTGGATGATTACGAGGTTACGAAGGATTTTCAACAAGAGCTACTTAAGCTTTTCGTACAAAGAAAGGGTCCATATAGGTTGCATCTGGAGTGGATAAACCTGGCAAGCCAGTTGATTCGGGAAAAAAACGAATGGATTGTTGACTTTAAAATGAGAAGCATTGATTTTTTCGATTATCCTAAAGCAGAGCAAGAGCAGATTGAACTTGTATACCATTTGTATTATCAATTAGACGCGGAACAACAACAACAATTTCTTCAGACATGGTATAAGGAAATGGACGAAACTTGGGGATGGGATCAGGTATTGGATTTAATAGAGGAGTGGAGCTAG
- a CDS encoding ATP-binding cassette domain-containing protein gives MEIQVQGLTKIIKKQTILSDVTLSFSGIYGLLGPNGAGKTTLMRVLTGEIHFNEGSVFVEDELVSTTNYVKRINHIGYLPQDFMIYPELTMYDVLEHIAILQGSKSSKSYYDRIMEVVNQVNLSDHVYKKMRELSGGMRRRVGIAQLLLRKPSILLFDEPTAGLDIEERIRFRNLLKQLGKRHTVIISSHIVEDIEFLCTKIGVIKNGKVLFEGSPDELKQRAARCTYEISVPLSELDEIIATKEVVQMNEESSHVVVRVLSDEPVGQSVSPRLMDGYLALLKGAAYD, from the coding sequence TTGGAAATTCAGGTTCAGGGGCTAACGAAGATTATTAAAAAGCAGACTATATTATCCGACGTCACGCTGTCGTTTTCTGGTATCTACGGACTCTTAGGACCAAATGGAGCGGGAAAAACAACATTAATGAGGGTGTTGACGGGTGAGATTCATTTTAATGAAGGGAGCGTTTTTGTAGAGGATGAGTTAGTCAGTACTACCAATTACGTCAAGCGTATAAATCATATTGGCTATTTGCCACAAGATTTTATGATATATCCGGAACTTACAATGTATGACGTACTTGAACATATTGCAATTCTTCAAGGAAGTAAATCATCCAAATCCTATTATGACCGAATTATGGAGGTTGTGAACCAAGTCAATTTATCCGATCATGTATATAAAAAAATGCGGGAATTATCTGGTGGAATGCGCAGACGTGTAGGGATTGCACAACTATTACTTCGCAAGCCGTCGATCTTGCTATTTGATGAACCAACTGCGGGACTCGATATTGAGGAACGTATACGTTTTCGCAATCTATTGAAGCAATTGGGAAAGCGCCATACGGTCATTATCTCTTCTCATATTGTTGAAGACATTGAATTCCTTTGTACAAAAATTGGTGTCATTAAAAATGGAAAGGTGCTATTTGAAGGGTCGCCTGATGAATTAAAGCAAAGAGCAGCTCGATGTACATATGAGATTAGCGTTCCCCTATCAGAGTTGGATGAAATCATTGCAACGAAAGAGGTTGTACAAATGAATGAGGAATCCTCCCATGTTGTGGTGCGCGTGCTATCAGATGAACCTGTTGGCCAGTCCGTCAGTCCGCGCTTAATGGACGGATATTTGGCGCTTCTAAAAGGGGCTGCCTATGACTAA
- a CDS encoding response regulator transcription factor, translated as MISFQLLKQLRRVESEPSTNEAEHNLGDITLSSKEQEILAGVSKGLTNKVIATDLSMSQRTIEYHLTKIFSKLGVSSRTEALFKAKEFGLLSPQIVE; from the coding sequence GTGATTTCCTTTCAGTTATTAAAACAACTGAGAAGAGTGGAATCTGAACCGTCAACTAATGAAGCAGAACATAATTTAGGTGATATCACGTTATCAAGCAAAGAACAAGAAATATTAGCAGGGGTTTCTAAAGGTCTGACAAACAAGGTAATTGCAACGGATTTGTCTATGAGTCAAAGAACTATTGAATACCATTTAACCAAGATCTTTTCGAAACTTGGGGTTAGCTCAAGGACAGAGGCATTATTTAAGGCGAAAGAGTTTGGTTTGTTGTCTCCACAGATAGTTGAATAA
- a CDS encoding ABC transporter ATP-binding protein has translation MLIEISNLSKGYKNKQVIKNMNLNINEGEVIAIVGPNGSGKTTLLNLIAGNIKMDEGNIDISIEGHRLEDNLELRRYIGFLQDSTVLTNDLTGYDHMKFLGDIHNKNKEDIKRVISVFRLDKFIKKKVKNYSLGMKQRLLIALATVHNPKVLILDEPFNGIDYESSYGLKELFNNYKKDGNTIIFTSHILSDIDRITDVIIFLKDGVIQRKINSRKTPENVEILTITEKVYIELFGDTL, from the coding sequence ATGTTGATTGAAATATCTAATCTATCAAAGGGTTATAAAAATAAACAGGTAATTAAAAATATGAATTTAAATATAAATGAAGGCGAAGTCATTGCCATAGTTGGCCCGAATGGTTCGGGGAAAACAACACTTTTAAATTTAATTGCTGGCAATATAAAAATGGATGAAGGCAATATAGACATCTCAATAGAAGGACACCGTTTAGAGGATAACCTAGAGCTACGAAGATATATAGGTTTTTTACAAGATTCTACTGTATTAACTAATGATTTAACTGGTTATGACCACATGAAGTTTTTAGGTGATATACATAACAAGAACAAAGAAGATATAAAAAGGGTAATTTCAGTATTCAGATTAGATAAGTTTATCAAAAAAAAAGTAAAGAACTATTCTCTTGGTATGAAACAAAGATTATTAATTGCATTAGCAACAGTACATAATCCGAAAGTTTTAATTCTAGATGAGCCTTTCAATGGAATTGATTATGAAAGTAGTTATGGTTTAAAAGAGTTATTCAATAATTATAAAAAAGACGGAAACACAATTATTTTCACTTCACACATTTTATCAGATATAGATAGGATTACTGACGTTATTATCTTCCTAAAGGATGGTGTTATTCAAAGGAAGATAAATTCAAGAAAAACTCCAGAAAACGTCGAAATTCTTACTATAACCGAAAAAGTTTATATTGAATTATTTGGAGATACGTTATGA
- a CDS encoding ABC transporter permease subunit, giving the protein MKKNPLLSFELTKLYKSKISYIIPFILLFSLMILYYVTYSNSSTYKSETVESFNLEVESFDRSIKDLEDVPEAINLKETLLEQKELTQKQLEAYQNVNWERYTQLQIDIDKNLYLMMESGDAHVPFPGSVIKKKIALNEEILKRKVVPVEAGTEVEGVHYASFVLKILFNFIGTFIFVLVICKLFAQEIELGKFKFLVNQPISIKRLLYSKYVIISSVNILLAIIIIVMAFIIGCIFNGTGDYSYPVLVSTGEGTYKFISILEFISYSTTLYAFGILFICSLTFLVSVLTKSSLISFITTSVIIVLGTIVFQAVESLLKVADLNPFLYLDSAKIITMETAEKTGNYDFSYVKGIIVFIVGSIIINTFTLKIMKRF; this is encoded by the coding sequence ATGAAAAAAAACCCCTTACTTTCATTTGAATTAACTAAGTTATATAAAAGTAAGATTTCGTATATAATCCCTTTTATATTATTATTCTCACTGATGATATTATATTATGTTACTTATTCTAATTCTTCTACGTACAAGAGCGAAACTGTCGAATCATTTAATTTGGAGGTGGAGTCTTTTGACCGATCAATAAAGGACTTGGAAGATGTTCCAGAAGCGATAAATCTAAAGGAGACATTACTTGAGCAAAAAGAATTAACTCAAAAACAATTAGAGGCATATCAGAATGTAAATTGGGAAAGGTACACTCAATTACAAATAGATATTGATAAGAACTTATATTTAATGATGGAATCAGGTGATGCACATGTACCATTTCCAGGCTCAGTTATTAAGAAGAAAATTGCTTTAAACGAAGAAATTTTGAAGCGTAAGGTAGTACCCGTTGAAGCGGGGACCGAAGTAGAAGGAGTACACTATGCATCCTTCGTTCTCAAAATACTTTTTAATTTTATTGGGACTTTTATTTTTGTTCTAGTTATTTGTAAACTATTTGCACAAGAAATTGAATTAGGGAAATTTAAGTTCTTAGTAAATCAGCCTATTTCAATAAAAAGACTACTATATTCAAAGTATGTAATTATTTCGTCTGTAAATATACTCCTTGCAATAATAATTATAGTTATGGCTTTTATTATTGGTTGTATTTTTAACGGGACGGGAGATTACAGTTATCCTGTTTTAGTATCTACTGGTGAGGGGACTTATAAATTTATTAGTATTCTAGAATTTATAAGTTATTCAACTACTCTCTACGCATTTGGAATACTTTTCATTTGCTCCCTAACATTTTTAGTTTCTGTTTTGACAAAAAGTTCGTTGATTTCTTTTATTACAACATCCGTTATCATTGTGTTGGGAACGATAGTATTCCAGGCTGTTGAATCACTTTTAAAGGTCGCAGATCTAAATCCATTTCTTTATCTAGATAGTGCCAAAATAATCACTATGGAAACAGCAGAGAAAACAGGAAACTATGATTTTTCTTATGTTAAAGGAATTATAGTATTTATTGTAGGTAGTATAATTATTAACACATTCACTTTGAAAATCATGAAGAGGTTCTAA
- a CDS encoding transposase, which yields MTKHNGTRYSPERKAEMINRMTAPNNESVADISKEENISMVTLYKWRKEARVAGIATPGNGQTSDKWSSQDKFLVVMETFAMNETELAEYCRKKGLYREQIEAWKSVCLQANGQILDQTKQVNAQLKEEQKRAKVLEKDLQKKEKALAEAAALLLLRKKAQAIWGDEEDE from the coding sequence ATGACAAAACATAACGGAACACGTTACTCACCTGAGCGAAAAGCAGAAATGATTAATCGCATGACAGCCCCGAACAACGAGTCTGTTGCGGATATTTCAAAAGAAGAAAATATTTCAATGGTGACACTGTACAAATGGCGTAAAGAAGCACGTGTCGCCGGAATTGCCACGCCAGGGAACGGACAAACAAGTGACAAGTGGAGTAGCCAAGATAAGTTTTTAGTTGTGATGGAAACATTCGCGATGAATGAAACGGAACTCGCCGAATACTGTCGGAAAAAAGGCTTATATCGTGAACAGATCGAAGCGTGGAAAAGTGTTTGTCTCCAGGCAAATGGGCAAATTCTTGATCAAACCAAACAGGTCAATGCCCAGCTAAAAGAGGAACAGAAACGAGCGAAGGTACTAGAAAAAGATCTTCAAAAGAAGGAGAAAGCACTTGCAGAAGCAGCTGCCTTATTACTTTTGCGAAAAAAGGCCCAAGCGATTTGGGGGGACGAAGAGGACGAATGA
- a CDS encoding response regulator transcription factor, producing MISFQLLKQLRRVESEPSTNEAEHNLGDITLSSKEQEILAGVSKGLTNKVIAMDLSMSQRTIEYHLTNIFSKLGVNSRTEALLKAKEFGLLSPQIVE from the coding sequence GTGATTTCCTTTCAGTTATTAAAACAACTGAGAAGAGTGGAATCTGAACCGTCAACTAATGAAGCAGAACATAATTTAGGTGATATCACGTTATCAAGCAAAGAACAAGAAATATTAGCAGGGGTTTCTAAAGGTCTGACAAACAAGGTAATTGCAATGGATTTGTCTATGAGTCAAAGAACTATTGAATACCATTTAACCAATATCTTTTCGAAACTTGGGGTTAACTCAAGGACGGAGGCATTATTGAAGGCAAAAGAGTTTGGTTTGTTATCTCCACAGATAGTTGAATAA